A genomic window from Bdellovibrio sp. SKB1291214 includes:
- a CDS encoding HIT family protein — protein MASVFTKIISGEFPCYKIYEDDKVLSFLALDQVNLGHTLVICKEEINHWTEVPADTYAHLHKVSQKIGKAILKASGSPRVGQMVAGFEVPHYHLHLIPAWSIPDLDFKKATRRSDEEMKKIQQEIIKHLG, from the coding sequence GTGGCTTCCGTATTTACTAAAATTATCAGCGGCGAATTTCCATGTTACAAAATCTATGAAGACGACAAAGTTCTTTCGTTTCTCGCTTTGGATCAGGTCAATTTGGGACATACTTTGGTAATCTGCAAAGAGGAAATCAATCATTGGACCGAAGTTCCTGCAGATACTTATGCGCATTTACATAAAGTTTCGCAAAAAATCGGCAAAGCTATTTTGAAAGCTTCGGGGTCGCCTCGAGTGGGACAAATGGTGGCCGGTTTTGAAGTTCCGCACTACCATTTGCATTTGATTCCGGCGTGGTCGATTCCAGATTTGGATTTTAAAAAAGCAACTCGTCGTTCCGATGAGGAAATGAAAAAGATCCAGCAAGAAATCATCAAACACTTGGGGTAA
- a CDS encoding universal stress protein, giving the protein MPSKYMLIADDVFDVTPGARARSQLVRECGFDLAEKLKSPTKLLYVQNPNDATMKSTDRERIKSTLQQIRQSNKKTQVVEAFGNPVDEIFRMETGSSAPGMVVMGTAGKKGLERFFLGSVAEEVVRNAVVPVMVIGPKVKAAPSAKAKILVATDLTSNSRRAEAYAKKLAKALNAEVVFLHSTIETLRVADQYAAASGTAFMDQTTMDTLNAKSKEALLKKTKLFKSAGVKCTFKMDQHQPTSQAAIAAETATGKYRYLVMGTHGRSAFVKAFLGSTARETIMSSAVPTIVIRSHNK; this is encoded by the coding sequence ATGCCGTCAAAATATATGTTAATTGCTGACGATGTTTTTGATGTAACTCCTGGTGCCCGCGCAAGATCCCAACTCGTCCGTGAATGCGGATTCGATCTTGCGGAGAAATTAAAAAGTCCCACCAAGCTTTTGTATGTGCAAAACCCCAACGATGCCACGATGAAAAGTACAGATCGTGAACGCATCAAGTCCACTCTTCAACAAATTCGTCAGAGCAATAAAAAAACTCAAGTCGTCGAAGCCTTTGGTAATCCTGTTGATGAGATTTTCAGAATGGAAACCGGCTCGTCAGCGCCCGGAATGGTAGTGATGGGAACCGCTGGAAAGAAAGGTCTGGAAAGGTTTTTTCTAGGCAGTGTTGCTGAAGAAGTCGTGCGTAATGCTGTCGTTCCGGTGATGGTCATCGGACCAAAAGTTAAAGCCGCGCCCTCTGCCAAAGCAAAAATTTTAGTCGCAACCGATTTAACAAGCAACAGCCGCCGAGCCGAAGCCTATGCAAAAAAATTGGCGAAGGCTCTGAATGCCGAAGTCGTTTTTTTGCATTCAACAATTGAAACGTTACGAGTCGCAGACCAATACGCGGCAGCTTCTGGAACGGCTTTCATGGATCAAACAACCATGGATACTTTGAATGCGAAATCCAAAGAGGCTTTGCTTAAAAAAACCAAACTCTTTAAGAGCGCGGGAGTAAAATGCACTTTTAAAATGGATCAGCACCAACCGACCTCCCAAGCCGCAATAGCTGCTGAAACAGCCACCGGAAAATATCGTTATTTGGTGATGGGAACCCATGGTCGCAGTGCTTTTGTAAAGGCATTCTTAGGAAGTACCGCTCGTGAAACGATCATGAGCAGTGCTGTTCCCACGATCGTTATTCGCTCTCATAACAAATAA
- a CDS encoding DUF1653 domain-containing protein produces MSDKLPVSGAIYKHYKGKLYQVFGVGKHSETMEDIVLYQCLYDNSLGRLWARPLAMWSELVEVDGKKVPRFEFQYQ; encoded by the coding sequence ATGAGCGATAAACTGCCAGTGAGTGGAGCAATCTACAAACATTACAAGGGAAAACTCTATCAGGTATTCGGTGTCGGAAAACATTCCGAAACAATGGAAGACATCGTTTTGTATCAATGCTTGTACGACAATTCATTGGGAAGATTGTGGGCAAGACCGTTAGCCATGTGGTCTGAACTTGTCGAAGTCGACGGCAAAAAAGTTCCCCGCTTCGAATTCCAATACCAATAA